From Pseudoleptotrichia goodfellowii, a single genomic window includes:
- the rbfA gene encoding 30S ribosome-binding factor RbfA has protein sequence MNDRRKKGLEKEISRIVGMTLLTEVKNEKIKNLISIHKVELTKDGRYLDLTFSILDLKNNVNKEKVVEDLEKLKGFFRKTIGSQLSVRFVPEIRIHIDDSVEYGVKISSILNEIKQKDSE, from the coding sequence AAAAGGTCTTGAAAAAGAAATATCAAGAATAGTGGGAATGACACTTTTAACCGAAGTTAAAAATGAAAAAATAAAAAATCTGATTTCGATTCATAAAGTCGAACTCACTAAAGACGGAAGATATCTTGACTTGACATTTTCGATTTTAGACCTGAAAAATAATGTAAATAAAGAAAAAGTAGTTGAAGATCTGGAAAAACTGAAAGGATTTTTCAGAAAAACAATAGGATCCCAATTATCAGTAAGATTTGTTCCTGAAATAAGGATTCATATAGATGACAGTGTAGAGTACGGAGTAAAAATATCTTCCATACTGAATGAAATTAAACAGAAGGACAGTGAATAA